AACGGGGCATCATCCACATCCATTCCGTTTACTCGCACGACGCCTGCGACAACAACCCCATGCCGGGCGGGCAGCCCAATGAAAAATGTCTGGCCGAGCTTCGCGAGGCCATGTGCACAACCAACCAGCAGTATATCATGCTGACCGACCATGCCTCGATCTTTGCCGACAACGAATTCCCCGATGTCCTTTTGTACCGCCCGGACGAAGGCGATGAACTCGTCTATGACGACGACGATCCCATTGCCAACATCATTTCCTGCCCGGACGGCAACAAAACGATTTTGATGGCCGGCAGCGAAAACGATCTCATGCCGCTTCATTTGCACCGCGCGCCGGGAGATACCCCCGAAGAACGCCACGCCGTGTTGGGAGCGAAAGACGAGGCGGCGGTCGAATTGCTCAAGACTTTCGGCGCCCAGTTGATCGTGAATCATTCCGAACTATGGACCACCGAGGAACTCGCCGCGCTGAGCATTGACGGCATCGAACTATACAACCTGCACGCCAACCTGGGCACCGAAACATGGCCCATCGTCGAAACGGTGCTCAAAGTGCTGCCGTACCTTTTCCCTCGCGACGAGGCGGGGCATTGCGACCTCCTGCTCATGAGCTTCTTCGAGGAAAACGCGACCGACCTCGCCCACTTCGACAAACTGCTGGCCCTGCGCCGTCAAGTGGGCGTTCTGGCCACCGACGTTCATCGCAACTCCATTCCGTTCCCGCTTTGGGACGGCGACCGCGGCGATAGTTACCGGCGTCTGATGCGCTGGTTCGCCAATTACATCCTGGTGGAAAATCACGAGGTGCCGGACATCGAGGAAGCGCTCGCCAAGGGGCGGATGTACGGCGCGTTCCAGTTGTTCGGCGAGCCGGTGGGCTTCGATTTCTATGCCCAGACCGCGAAAAGCGTGGCGGAAATGGGCGACGAGATCGCGCTTGACGACGATCCGGTGCTGCATGTCGAGATCCCGACCTTCTACAACATGGACCCCACCCTGCCCGCGCCGGAGTTTTCCGCGCGGATCATTCAGGCGGGGGCCGACGGCGGCACGGTCGTGGCCGAAAGTGACGGCGACCCGATTGATTACCAGGTAACCGAATCCGGCGCCTATCGCGTCGAGGTACACGTGGTTCCCAACCATCTCCTGAAATGGCTGGGCGGTCATCCCGACCGCTATATCCATGAGTATCCGCTCATTTACGCGAACCCGATTTACGTGACGGAATAAAGGGAAAGCGAGAACAATGCGGCTCGCGCTCCCGGCGCCTCTCTTGGGCATTTTCCGCCTTGCCGGCTGGCGGCGGCGGCCGGCCATGGCGCTGCGGCGCTTTCGCCGGACAATCCCGGCGAACCGGTTTACTCGATGATCAATCCGCTCCGGGTGTCTGACGCTTTCGGGCGCGAATTCACCGGTCCGCTGCTTCGCCGAGGCGATCACGGTCTCCTGACGAACAACTTTTGGGACGGAAAAATTTGAAAACCACTCTTGATCGCCTTCGCGACGGCCAGCACGCGATGATCGTCGAGATCCAAGGCGGATATCGCCTGCGGCAAAACCTTGGCGGTTTGGGCATTCATCCGGGAGACACTGTGGAGGTGCTTCAAAAAGGCCATTTTGGCGGGCCCGTGCTGATCGAGATTCATGGCGTGAAAGTGGCCATCGGCCTGGGTCAAGTAAAAAAGATCGAAGTCGAGGTCGATGAGGAATGATGCGAATCGCCCTCGTCGGGCAACCCAATTGCGGTAAAAGCACGCTCTTCAATGCCATCGCCGGGTA
This Myxococcales bacterium DNA region includes the following protein-coding sequences:
- a CDS encoding ferrous iron transport protein A — protein: MIVEIQGGYRLRQNLGGLGIHPGDTVEVLQKGHFGGPVLIEIHGVKVAIGLGQVKKIEVEVDEE